The Arachis ipaensis cultivar K30076 chromosome B05, Araip1.1, whole genome shotgun sequence nucleotide sequence GTGAACAAATCAAATTACTATAGAGAAATCTTATTCAAGGTCTTCGATCAAAATAGCCAAACGCTTTGTCTCTCTGCCTTTGCTGGTAATCAACTCTCTTGGATCCTCTTTTTCAACAACTTCACCAATGACATCTACACAACAATGAAAGGTCCAAAACAAATTAATTTGCTCACATGACACGTTTGTTAGATAAATCCACCACTggtatcatttttttttttaaatttgcatTACCTATGAGTATTGAATCATCGATCTTGTCAACTCGAAGCAACTCCACAATAGGCTTAAAAGAAAATGCCTCTAGAGGAAAACTGGGATGAGGTACCAGAAGAATAGTGGTCTTCTATGAAAAATTGATGGTCCATCTATTTGTAGTTATCttgattttctctttttttttccaccACTATAAAGTTAGACATCACGTACATGCTAAACTCCAAAATATTACCtctccacttcttgatcaatggTTTTGGGATTGAAGCACGGATCCTACAACCCTAGAAATTTTGAAAACAGCATGTCTGTTGTAGAAATACTATTAGAAGCCAGAAAATAATTAGGTATACTATATATCCAACACACTTACTTTGATATCTTGAAGAACCATCTCAATGCCATTGATTTCTTTGTCGTTGAACCTGTTTGGAACTTCCCATAAATGCATAACATAAACCTTGAAATTCCATTGAAGTTTTGTTGGATTAACATCCATTAACATATCATATATTTCTGCCATGTTTATGCAGGTTTGGAACAAAAAAGCTCACTATTTTTGAGTAGAGAACATTCTTAAATAGTTTCAGGGGTAATGGTTGAAGATGTGTCCTGAGCAACATTTTATAGGCAAGTTTGATTTTTGAAGATGAGAACATGTTTTTACCACGGCAGTCCATTATTTAATTCACACAACTGTCTACTATTTAATTTCCACGTGTCAGCCAGTAAAGTTATGCACTTGTCAAGCATTGAGAGCACCACTTGTCGAGCAGCAACCTATCCACTACATTCTTATAATATAGTAATAGATTGTGGTGTTTTTAATCATTGATTGATAAAGTAGTCATTGACATGGGGTCTACAAGAATAttcgatttttattttttatcactaATAAAGATTAACATTTAGCATGattttttaattaagaaaactccCTCTCATTTCCATACTAATCTATTTAAGTTTTGAATTGCAGTTATTCACTGTTCCATACGGTAGTTAAGTTTAGAGGCCTTACCTACTGTATCGTAGACTAGATCAAACTTTTCTGACAGCTCTTCAAAGTTCTCCTTTGTGTAATCAATAGGGAAGTCAACTCCCAGTTTTCTCAATAATTCGAGTTTTCCAGTGCTTGATGTTGCTGCTATCCTTGATGCGCCATACACATGCTTCGCAAGCTGCACGCAAACGTTATATACGATAGTAATTAATTTactattattaatatgtttgttaTTAGTTATGGACTGCATCTATAAGTATATACAGGTTTAAATTAATGTTTATGTTAATAAGTGTGGGAATCTTGGtgaagaagaaatagagagaGGGAAGAATGGtgaagaactcagaattcagagaGGGGATCGGAGAGTGTGATTATTCATGCATTGATCAAGGGAGGGAATCAGTTTTCTCAATCTCTTTGGGGAGAGGGAGAAGACTTATATACAACCTGAGTCACACACACTTCACATGCATCTAACTAACTTCAACGGTCAAATAACCTTATAACTAACTATTGCTACAAGAGCCTAACTACTTGCTGCTACTGTGACTAACTTATATCAGTCACAGTTTATTTCGGTTTCTgttatatatacttatatatctGTGAATTATTTTCGATTTTGTAAGTTTTCTTAGATTAAAATATTTCATATAAGTGACCAATACATGTCGAATTGAATTATTCATAAAGTGATTCATAATACTTTATTTACTGGAAttgttttgatttattaagaactcaacaaaagtagcatatatatatatctatatattaaNNNNNNNNNNNNNNNNNNNNNNNNNNNNNNNNNNNNNNNNNNNNNNNNNNNNNNNNNNNNNNNNNNNNNNNNNNNNNNNNNNNNNNNNNNNNNNNNNNNNNNNNNNNNNNNNNNNNNNNNNNNNNNNNNNNNNNNNNNNNNNNNNNNNNNNACAAATAAAAAGATATAAAATTCATGAGACAACAAATataaattgttttaattttagagaaagtttaaaaaattagtatttttattaaaatttggccatcACTAAACCAgtaaaaaaaaagtgaataattattctttttaattttaatgcattatCAGAATAAATCAATTTTACACCTACTTTTAATCATATAAGATCatgttaataaaaataattattttttagcatCTCATTTGGTAGATCAATTTTAAACTCTATAGTTAATTATTAGATACACTAACTTTCTCAAAACTTAGTTGTTAATGCATATGAGTATGAGACTAcaagtaaaataattaattatcggGGAGTGTTAGGTAAACAATGATCATCTTAAATAACATGAACAActatcaatcaaataaaaatatattacatcttaatttaatgctactaattaaatttaagattaatttacttttttaaccTTATTCATTCACATTGTTTACATATTGTTCAAAACTGTTGTTGTTTACACATTGTTTACCATTAGATAAATATATTGTCAAGATTAGTATGAGACTGAATTAACCGAGAGATTAGTACGCATTATGTTTCATGTGAAATTAATATTGTAAAGGTTAGATAAATATATTTGACCGAACTCTTTAATTAATAGTACCATAAAATAATTACCTGAATAACTTGGGTTCCAACACCGCCAGCACCTCCAAGAACAAGAATAGATTTGCCAGCAGAAAAGTCAGCTCTCTCAAGTCCTTCATAAGCAGTCTCAACTGCCGCAGGAAAGCTAGCAGCTTCAACAAAGCTGAGATTTGGAGGCTTGTGAGCCAAAAGCCTCTCCTCAGCAATAGTATACTCGGACAATGTTCCAAGTTTCTTCAGATTTTCTATGCCTCCCTCTTGAATGTCACCGTAAACTTCGTCACCAACCTTAAATTTCGTGACTTGATTTCCCAATTTTACCACTATACCGGCAACATCAAACCCTGGAACAATCTTCACATCATTCCCACCCACAATGCAAACAATTAAGAATGACAACGTTAGTTTGACATATGCATTCAAAATgtgttcaaaaaaaataaatatttgacaagaaatatatatacaagagtgGGATCAAATTGTATAATaaggaaaatcaaattaattGCCTAGTAATATATCTAGCTAGGGAGCATTGGGTATGATCAAACTAGATGAGTGATCTTAATTAAGAACAATGCATATATTAGATATATGGGTTAATGTTGAAAGAGCAATGCTAGGGgatcagcaacttttgtgattggtagccatcaaatagctatcaatgatgatttaatggtatgagattggtgtgagatttcatttaATGACTCCcctttctctgctggttacatgctggccaaaattcaataaaattgctgACCCCTAAATTTTTTCATGTTGAAATTAGTCTAATCTCTAAAGGATAACGGGAATTAAATTGGTCTTTCTATTAAATTTTTGCTGATGTAATATTGTTTAAGAACGTAAAATCTAGCAGATTTAACCTCCCACGTTAATGAAAAGCTAATAAATAGTCAATTTAACTCATGTTCGTATCTTTTAAAGATCAAATTGAGGTGTTGAGTCCTAAGAGATTAAATAAACATATATATAGGCCTTTAAAGCACCAGTAATGGTTGCTAATAATTGTGTTAATGTGTTATGTAATCTATATTTTTCTATACACTAAAATATGATCCATGTTTTAAAGAAACTAatgtataattttataaatagaaaGTGTTATATATAACATCATCTAATTTCGATGGAGGTGAATATAATTTATCCAAAATTAATCAACAAGAGAATATAGAGTAGTACATACAGGAAGAAGTGGATCAGGGT carries:
- the LOC107641036 gene encoding 2-methylene-furan-3-one reductase isoform X1 → MASSDDYSTIPSHTKAWFYSKHGNPGDVLKVHPNWPIPELNEDQVLIKVVAASLNPVDNKRITDFYKDINNPDPLLPIVPGFDVAGIVVKLGNQVTKFKVGDEVYGDIQEGGIENLKKLGTLSEYTIAEERLLAHKPPNLSFVEAASFPAAVETAYEGLERADFSAGKSILVLGGAGGVGTQVIQLAKHVYGASRIAATSSTGKLELLRKLGVDFPIDYTKENFEELSEKFDLVYDTVVPNRFNDKEINGIEMVLQDIKGCRIRASIPKPLIKKWREAFSFKPIVELLRVDKIDDSILIDVIGEVVEKEDPRELITSKGRETKRLAILIEDLE
- the LOC107641036 gene encoding 2-methylene-furan-3-one reductase isoform X4; its protein translation is MASSDDYSTIPSHTKAWFYSKHGNPGDVLKVHPNWPIPELNEDQVLIKVVAASLNPVDNKRITDFYKDINNPDPLLPIVPGFDVAGIVVKLGNQVTKFKVGDEVYGDIQEGGIENLKKLGTLSEYTIAEERLLAHKPPNLSFVEAASFPAAVETAYEGLERADFSAGKSILVLGGAGGVGTQVIQLAKHVYGASRIAATSSTGKLELLRKLGVDFPIDYTKENFEELSEKFDLVYDTVGSTTKKSMALRWFFKISKVVGSVLQSQNH
- the LOC107641036 gene encoding 2-methylene-furan-3-one reductase isoform X3 gives rise to the protein MASSDDYSTIPSHTKAWFYSKHGNPGDVLKVHPNWPIPELNEDQVLIKVVAASLNPVDNKRITDFYKDINNPDPLLPIVPGFDVAGIVVKLGNQVTKFKVGDEVYGDIQEGGIENLKKLGTLSEYTIAEERLLAHKPPNLSFVEAASFPAAVETAYEGLERADFSAGKSILVLGGAGGVGTQVIQLAKHVYGASRIAATSSTGKLELLRKLGVDFPIDYTKENFEELSEKFDLVYDTVGSTTKKSMALRWFFKISKHAVFKISRVVGSVLQSQNH
- the LOC107641036 gene encoding 2-methylene-furan-3-one reductase isoform X2, translated to MASSDDYSTIPSHTKAWFYSKHGNPGDVLKVHPNWPIPELNEDQVLIKVVAASLNPVDNKRITDFYKDINNPDPLLPIVPGFDVAGIVVKLGNQVTKFKVGDEVYGDIQEGGIENLKKLGTLSEYTIAEERLLAHKPPNLSFVEAASFPAAVETAYEGLERADFSAGKSILVLGGAGGVGTQVIQLAKHVYGASRIAATSSTGKLELLRKLGVDFPIDYTKENFEELSEKFDLVYDTVGSTTKKSMALRWFFKISKVVGSVLQSQNHWSRSGEVIFWSLACM